The Odontesthes bonariensis isolate fOdoBon6 chromosome 19, fOdoBon6.hap1, whole genome shotgun sequence genome includes the window TTGACTATTAGTATGTGTGTTTCGTTTGAAATAAGATGTCAGAACGTTTAGGTTACCGTTagaataaataactaaatataACTAAATATAATAGGCACCAACCTCAAAATCCAACATGGCTGACCCATGCATAAAAAAACTGGTTGCTGTAGTAACAAACTCTTTATTAAGACTTTTCGCAGTTATGTCTCATCAAATGAGCCACACATACGCTTCTttccaaacagttttttaaacttttctaACAGTTTACACATCACTACAGTGGTTTGTATGTGCAAAATAGAGCATAGTGCATTATTGTCATGTTTCTTTTGCTACTAATATCTAGCCCATTAAGTGAGCACCACAATAAGAAAATCCTACTGGTTTTCTGACGACAGAAGCTGTCAACTCGAAGGGCCTGAGCTGGCTTTACTTTCTGTGAGGGCTCAAAATGCTCCAGTTGTTTTATCAGTCTTTATGTGTAATAATGTAGTATATTGTAAACTATATATCAGGCTTCTATTGATACCTTGTATAGACGTAATGTTATATTATTGTTAATATTACTATTGTTTTTGTTATCGTTGATAAAATAACTATTTCCTGTTATTATCAGTAACAATAGTAGTAGTATAAGCACCAGCTAGGTGAGTATTGACCTTTGCCTTATGACTTTTGCATCTTATTTAGTTATCTTACTTATCTACCTCATTCTTAGTCTAGTAACACTGCAGTCCTTTTACATGTACAAAACAACTCTATAACACACTATAAGAAAGTGAAAACCCTCGATAACAATATGACCTCTTTAAAAGGTACATATTATTGCTttacttttacatttattaaTTCATGTGCATGCTAGTGGGACAACATTGATATATTTTCATTACACTGACTTTATGTCACGTctaaaaattatattttttatttggaATGGAGTATTGATCTGAACCTTACTATTGATAAAAGTGGAAAAGTGCCTGTCTTCTGAATCTTTTATGCGCATCAGCTCTGCACATTACGGTAACCCAGTGAGACAAACAAGTCCTAGCCCGCAACAGTGACGTCAGCGCGCTGCGAAGGTGCAGTGACGCTCGGCGATTGGGTAAGCGCGGAGCTAAAGTGTATTGTACTGTAAAAAGAGAAGAcacggataacaacaacaacagctgtgGCCGCATGAAGCTAACTAGAGACACACTCGTACTTTTCTGGCTCACGCTATAGAGATTTCGGGTAAGGAAACTTACTTTCAAGCAACCTTACAGGCGCTGTTGGCTAAGGTTTGCCGCAGCAGCTTCCGCCCTGTAGGAAGTTTCTTTTGTCCTCTTcagtcaacaacaacaaaacaggcGATGCAGTGTGCCGACTCGACAAGAGGGGTTGCTAGCTTGTTTAACAACAGTGTCACAGCAAGTACGTAACCCGATTAAATATCTAAGTGTTTTGGCATCCCGAGTCGTTTCTATCGTGTGGTTGTTTCTGTGAAATACCTTTGGACGGGTCAGTATCAGGGACAGCAGAGCGAAACTGAGAGCCTGCTGGGTGTGTTACACGGGTGGCTTCAGTGGATAATGCCATTTATAAATCTTAAAGATTAAATTATCATATCAGCTTTGTCCCAACCCTTTGCACAGTACTCTGAATTTAAGCACATATTTCTTAGAGCACATGCTCCCATTCTGTGAGAGTTCACCCACTGAGGTCAACTGCAGGGCGATATGAATGAAATATGAACATCACCCTGCTCTGATTATAAACTGGATTTTGTACTGTATGCTCATCTATACAAGGAGGTGTCACCATTTGGGTTTTTCAGGTTTCTTATTACCTTTTTCTTCAGATGTCACAATGGCTGCAAACTTCACCATTTCAGACAGCGACTCAGAGCCATCAGAAGAGGTAGAGGAAAGAGAAAACCTGGAATCAGTAGGACAAGAAGACCATGTTCTTCAGCGCCATACCCTCACACTACCTGACCTCAGACCTGCAGGTAAGCAGGGATTGTGGTAGTTACAATGAAGAGGAAGGGGAATGTTACAAACTGCGAAAACATTTAGGAAAAATTTGGCTAAATGTCTAAAACGAGAAGCACCAGCGTGGTTATACTTGGAAGTTGTTAATCTATGGATAAGCAACCATGACCAAATTATTTTCCAGATGGAACTCAAATTACTTTACTTTTTGTTTCAAGTATTATAtatttcttttcagtttttatttatattgtgcTTGTTTACAGCAAAAGTCTTCTCGAGACATCATATAGACACAGTTAAGCTCAATCAAATTCCACACCAATTAAATCCAGGTCATCACAATCCTTTTAAATCattgaaaattaattgaaatccAAATTAGTCCAGGTCGTGTAATCCCAGCTGATTAAATGTGGCCTAGCGGAAAAAAAGAATGCGTTGAATTTGCTGTTCGATTTATTTCCCAGTGCTGAGCATGCACGCAGCAACAGTGGAGCGTAAAACTCTCCTttcacaggaagaaacctcctgCTGAACTCAACCAGTTTGGGGTTGGGAGAACAGCAAAGAGGGGTTTCCAGCATTTGTGGTTATCCATGCTAAACAACAATTCTTCCTCATGTGGGGCCCACATTTTCCAGGAGAGATAAACATAGTCCAGTCTTAACTCCATAACTACTGATTGTTATTGATGACCTTCACTCCAGCTTGTTTAGACAATGAAAGTAACCCTTTATGGCCCTTTTTGTCTCAGCTGCCGCAAAGCAGGTTCTATACCTGCACACAAGTATCATTGAATTTAAACCAAAGCTGCAAATTGTTTAGATGTTAAGATGAAACTGATGAGACTATTTATATTTTCTGTTCCTGTGAAACATCTCAAATCCCGCTCACTTTTTCTTTCTCCCATATAGCAAACGGTCGGATCAGACTTAACTCTGAGTCCATCGTGTCCACGTCCTCCAGAGACGAGGAGCTCCTGGCCAGGGGGGAAGAGGAGGCTGGGACCCCCACTGAAGGATTTCCATTCAGGGGGAGATCCAAGTCAGCTCCCCCAGCCCTATGGGCCGCCAAGAAGTACGGCCGACAGCTTCGAAGGATGAGTGATGAGTTTGACAGCCTGTTGGATAAAGGGGTGAGTATGAAGATAGATGAAGGGTTAAAGGGAATGAAGAAGACAGGTCATAGGCACgagctttgtgtttgtttgttataaagcaatagttttatgttttgtcaGGATCAGATGATGACATCATCCAGTTGGGGTATCGGGAGGAAAAAAAGTGTTCACCGTATAACTGGTTTATTTTTTAAGTTTGTGCTCTGTATCCGTCTCCTGCAGGAGATGAGAAAGGTGAGGAGTGCGGGGGCGGCCAGTAAGATGCACCACTCTAAAAGCTGGTGGAACTACCTCTTtagtcaccaggagaccgaggggGAGAACAACCACCACGATAACCACACCCACCGCACTGAGTAGAGGAAATAAGAACTGTACATCGTTTTTGGGATGGAGGAATCAGTGGAGAAGACCGAAGCTAGGAAGCCACGAGTACAATGTGACCTGAGACAGACATAAGGTTGGCATACTCAAACAAAATGGGACACAGCAGTACATGCTCACGAAGTCCCACCATAGGCACGTCAGTTTTATGTCATAATTAACtacatttaaatcattttttgtatttgtgttttgattgtgatgtaaaaaaaaaaaaaaatgttgcggAGCCCATTGTGTAATGGTAAAAAGGTGTGAAGGTGGACTGTTGGCTGTCTAGATCCCACAAAATGGATCAAATGGGAGATAGTTCAGTTGCTTTCCATGTCAACATCATGCAATATACTACAGAGGGATAGGTATATGTGCTGAAATTAAAACGACTGGTTATTTGAGGCCACCTCAAATGCTGTTAGGATTTCCCATTTGCCTTCTGTCTGTGCGATAAACAAGGCGTGTTTCCCTCCAAATGTTTGTGTTGTACTTGCACAAGCTGGTGACGATCACTGTAATTTTGTGCCAAAACAATCCACAGGCAATTTGAAAgagtaggggggggggggcgtctTAGGTCCGTTATCAGCTTCCTGTTCTGCAACTTGCAAGCCAGTACCATTCTGAACAACTGTACTCGACTATCAGTGACTGCTTTATGAGATCAGATTTATCAAAAGAAGAACAATCTTACACTAGGACAATCTCTGGTGCACAAATATTATCTTTTGTAAAACTTCAGGGTTAGACTATAGCTGATGACATTAAACCTacgtaaaaaataaaaaagcacaaACCAATTTATCTTTCTAAAGCTTTGGACAAgcaaagaagcaaaaaaaaaaaaggaatttctaCGTGTAAATATCTTGTGAATATTTTATCAAATGACAAGGGACGGGGTTATAAGCAAGGTGATTTATTCAGAATTTTATTTACAAGGTTATCGCACTGATCAATAACTTTGGATAACCTAGCAATAGGCTGTGTACAATCCTGTTGTTATAAATGTCCTGTGCATTCTTTAAAGAAGCGGGTGGGGGGGGTTGACTGCTGTACAACACATTGGCCTTTGGCCTCATTCCCTTAGAGGATGAATTTTGAGAGTCCTGTCTCATTTGAACACCTTTTGTAAGGACTTAAACAAACTTTTTGTATCCAAACCATTGAGAGTTTGTTCAGAAAAGTCTGTTTCCAGTCCTGTTGGGTTATAAAAGAACTTGTTTTAAATGTGGGTCGTTCATCTGCGTTGGAATGTGAATAGAATCTTTAGTCTGTCGAGCCTCAGCCGCAGGAGTGCCGTTCTGATGCTGGATTTGCtactttctgtgttttattcagGTTTTTGAAGACCACTTGGCACATACTTTAACCTTTATGGAAATGATTTTAGATTAAGGTCAGCTTTTTTTTATACGGCTTGGTAAAAATGATGCGGCTTGTTGTGACTTGTCTATCAATATGTGATTCTTGAAAATGGTAACAGGTTTATTCTGCTCGTGTCTTATTGTCTTCCTCTTGACTTCTGGGGTCGAGTTGGGAAGTGCTCGGGTTTGCAGGCGAAAGGGCTGCATTTGTATTGTCTATACTATAACATTTTACAGCTCAAGGGGGGTTTGGTCATTTATAGCTTTTCCTAAACTTGGTTTTGAATCAGAGAACTCGACAATCTGAATGCTGCCATCCTTTTCCAAGATTCAACAAATTCTCTTGTGTTTAACATGTGCATCACCCATTGACTGTTTAAAAGGGGAGTTATTCTACTGTTATCAGAttctttatgtaaaaaaaaaaaaaaaatatgttttctaCACGTCACTCCTGATAGACCTGTCTGTGTACTTTGACACAAGTAGTTTGATGGTGTGAGCTGGCAGAGAACATCTGCAAGGTGTTGAGAACGTGGCACCAGATATGGACTCTTTACtctcttcaaaaaaaaaaaaaaaaagttgagttGGAATTTAAGAGTATAAACATTTAATGAATTGCCTTGAACATTCTGTAACCTGTGATGCGACACCACACAGCCAGCCTTGTCTGTTTACGTAATCACCGCCTTAATCTTTACTGCTCGCTGTCACATATTAACGCTCAAGACAAAGCACAGGGTTTATTGGGTGTATATTTACTGTCACAACTGTGAGGAAGAACTAGTCCAGCAGTTGTGTTATGGTTTTAACTTTTAATACTCTACATAGGCACCTGGAGTTCTTGCAACCATCCTTAGTATTACTTGAATCCGGAGACGTGTATGGAGAAAATTGAATTCtaatatttctttttgtttttgttgattcttttcagtttttaatgacttttgtaaatgtattttctcTACTGCTGTGAAACTTCTAACATGCTGTCCTAAATAAATGATTTTAGGAGTGGTTTTAAAGAGATTCTCTCTGTTGTGGTGTTTTAAAGTTCCGCCAGCACGGAGGTCGCTTTgaaaacttttaaatgaatagCTTGTCCACTGCAAATTTGTGGTAACTCATAGATTATTGAAATGCAAGAGTGAGAGCACAAAAGATTCAAGAAAAGCTTACGAGCACTGATTGGGAAGgcgattttatttttatatttttcattgtTGTGACATGTTGTACTTTTATTTCTTGTGTTTTGttatgaagcactttgtgatgtTTATCTGTGAAAAGAGCTTTATAAATACTTTATACATCCTATCATTATATCATGGCATAATGGAcagcttaaaaaaaagcactttcTCTGCAGTGGTTTCCCACCACTGCCAAAACTGGAGAACACAAGGCATCGTGGAAGACCATATGTGTCCCAAAGTTTGTGTTTCAGGCCACTTCAGAGGGATCCCAGCAGTACTTGTGTCCACAGTCCAAAGCTGACAgtctgtgcatgtctgtgtcaCTGAGTGTGAAGTCAAAGACGCCTGCATTCTCCTGTATTCTCTCCGGATTTGATGACTTGGGGAGAACTGGGACACCCTGCTGCACCGCCCAGCGCAGCAAAACCTGTAAGaggtaaaggtaaaaaaaaaatgtttcccaGATGTTTGCATGAAACAAACTGAATGTACACAGAGTAGCAGAGGAGGGCCTACCTGTGCAGGTGTGCGTTTGCAGTTCTTTGCCACCTCCATGACCACAGGGTCAGCAATCAGTTCCCCTTTCCCCAAGGAGGAGTATGCCTGGAAGCACACTCCATACTCCTCACACACACTTCTCAGTTCTGCCTGGCACAGCTGTGGGTGAAACTCTACCTAAAGGAAACAAGCACTCATAAATGAACGTCATTGTTTTTTACAAGTTATTTTTTGCTCCGTGTTATACGTCCTCCTACTCTTCTGCATTatacctgtaaaactgcagGAGGGACTTTGCAGCTCTTTATTAGTTCTTTCATGTGTGCTGGAGTGTAGTTGGACACTCCTATGGCCTTCAGCTTCCCCTGCccatgcagctcctccagtctggcCCAACTCTGTGCTCGGTTGCCTGGGACCAAATATTCAGTAATACTGTTCCATTACTTAGGTACTGCCTGCTCATTAAAGAggagaataaataaaatattcactttaaaaaCTTAATGTATTCATGCAAACATCAAGAATAAAGTTTTCTGGGTGAACTCTGTCACAAACATGATTTGCCCTCTACCTGGGTTGCGTTGGTCAGCCACTGGCAGTCCCTGAGTGCCAGGCCAGTGGATCAGGTACAGATCTATGTAACCCAAGTCCAGCTGAGACAGACTATGGAGGGCGCCTTCCATGGCCCTCTCGCCCTGATCCTTAGGGCCCAGCTTACTGTAAAGAAGAAAGGAAGACTGTTGAGACAATGATCTGCATGACAATTGTGTCCCTTAACGAAAGCTTCAGTGGTCCCTGAacttcaaaaagaaaagaaaaaaaaagattcaccTGGTTATGAATACA containing:
- the LOC142368552 gene encoding aldo-keto reductase Mvan_2161; the protein is MTPSSASPSSPFVVLNAGLQMPLVGLGTYKLRGLEGVYQAVDAALAAGYRAFDSAAVYRNEADLGRALWDLLPKYGLTRDDVFITSKLGPKDQGERAMEGALHSLSQLDLGYIDLYLIHWPGTQGLPVADQRNPGNRAQSWARLEELHGQGKLKAIGVSNYTPAHMKELIKSCKVPPAVLQVEFHPQLCQAELRSVCEEYGVCFQAYSSLGKGELIADPVVMEVAKNCKRTPAQVLLRWAVQQGVPVLPKSSNPERIQENAGVFDFTLSDTDMHRLSALDCGHKYCWDPSEVA
- the badb gene encoding BCL2 associated agonist of cell death b isoform X1, whose protein sequence is MQCADSTRGVASLFNNSVTANVTMAANFTISDSDSEPSEEVEERENLESVGQEDHVLQRHTLTLPDLRPAANGRIRLNSESIVSTSSRDEELLARGEEEAGTPTEGFPFRGRSKSAPPALWAAKKYGRQLRRMSDEFDSLLDKGEMRKVRSAGAASKMHHSKSWWNYLFSHQETEGENNHHDNHTHRTE
- the badb gene encoding BCL2 associated agonist of cell death b isoform X2; this encodes MAANFTISDSDSEPSEEVEERENLESVGQEDHVLQRHTLTLPDLRPAANGRIRLNSESIVSTSSRDEELLARGEEEAGTPTEGFPFRGRSKSAPPALWAAKKYGRQLRRMSDEFDSLLDKGEMRKVRSAGAASKMHHSKSWWNYLFSHQETEGENNHHDNHTHRTE